A stretch of the Myxococcaceae bacterium JPH2 genome encodes the following:
- a CDS encoding protein kinase yields MLCPSCGADAQDSSRYCPACGATLVRAPEGDEYVGKTIAHKYRVEALIGEGGMGRVFRARQIALDKVVVLKVLRHTLLSDERTVARFQREAKAASRLNHPNSISVLDFGQAEDGALFIAMEYVAGQDLHQILSREWPLAESRVARIVNQVLSALSDAHGAGVIHRDLKPENIMVEQRRNEPDFVKVLDFGIAKITDSQDDGPALTRAGFVCGTPEYMSPEQARGAQLDHRSDLYAVGVILYQLMTGLLPFESDSAVGFATKHLTEEPPAPTKRRPDARISPAMERLILRALSKNPDDRPANAEAFKAELAAVDKERRRADAAPRRPQPSNVLAPLPRKALAPNAQSHDTQDASARSWNDQTVEATVRALPDVLAPLPAGAAEMSAGRERTDSMVATNPGGGGGGLSLFFKALTLMLVIGTVGFFVYYFYFMGSSSSGPDAPYALPRNAPVPLTGGEPDPERPLYEQEIPNTARNVDRARQRSLDGDRALAAKDLGLATSMYKEAFQLNPDPELALKLGELYWQRENLGEARGWWTRHLRDASDSKARTYIEERLGGPVVAAPEP; encoded by the coding sequence TTGCTCTGCCCCTCCTGCGGCGCTGACGCCCAAGATTCCTCCCGGTACTGCCCCGCCTGCGGGGCGACACTCGTGCGCGCGCCGGAAGGCGACGAGTACGTGGGCAAGACCATCGCCCACAAATACCGCGTCGAGGCCCTCATCGGCGAAGGGGGAATGGGCCGCGTGTTCCGGGCCCGGCAGATCGCGCTCGACAAGGTGGTGGTGCTGAAGGTGCTGCGCCACACGCTGTTGTCGGATGAGCGCACCGTGGCGCGCTTCCAGCGCGAGGCCAAGGCCGCCAGCCGCCTCAACCACCCCAACTCCATCAGCGTGCTGGACTTCGGTCAGGCCGAGGACGGCGCGCTCTTCATCGCGATGGAGTACGTCGCCGGCCAGGACCTGCACCAGATCCTCAGCCGTGAGTGGCCGCTGGCCGAGAGCCGCGTCGCGCGCATCGTCAACCAGGTGCTGAGCGCGCTGTCCGACGCCCACGGCGCGGGGGTCATCCACCGGGATCTCAAGCCCGAGAACATCATGGTGGAGCAGCGGCGCAACGAGCCGGACTTCGTCAAGGTGCTCGACTTCGGCATCGCGAAGATCACCGACTCCCAGGACGACGGTCCCGCCCTCACGCGCGCGGGCTTCGTCTGCGGCACCCCCGAGTACATGTCGCCGGAGCAGGCGCGGGGCGCGCAGCTCGACCATCGCTCGGATCTGTATGCGGTGGGCGTCATCCTCTACCAGCTGATGACGGGTCTGCTGCCCTTCGAGTCGGACTCCGCGGTGGGCTTCGCGACGAAGCACCTCACGGAGGAGCCGCCCGCGCCGACGAAGCGTCGCCCGGATGCGCGCATCAGTCCCGCGATGGAGCGGCTCATCCTCCGCGCGCTCTCCAAGAACCCGGATGATCGCCCCGCCAACGCCGAGGCGTTCAAGGCGGAGCTGGCCGCGGTGGACAAGGAGCGCCGTCGCGCGGACGCCGCGCCCCGCCGGCCGCAGCCCTCCAACGTGCTGGCGCCGTTGCCGCGCAAGGCCCTGGCCCCCAACGCACAGTCGCACGACACCCAGGATGCGAGCGCGCGCAGCTGGAATGATCAGACGGTGGAGGCCACGGTCCGCGCGCTCCCCGACGTGCTAGCGCCGTTGCCCGCGGGGGCGGCCGAGATGTCCGCCGGGCGCGAGCGCACCGACTCGATGGTGGCCACCAACCCCGGCGGAGGGGGAGGGGGCCTGTCGTTGTTCTTCAAGGCCCTCACCCTGATGCTCGTCATCGGGACGGTGGGGTTCTTCGTCTACTACTTCTATTTCATGGGCAGCTCGAGCAGCGGGCCGGACGCGCCCTACGCGCTGCCCCGCAACGCGCCGGTGCCGCTGACTGGCGGCGAGCCGGACCCCGAGCGTCCCCTGTACGAGCAGGAGATCCCCAACACCGCCCGCAACGTGGATCGCGCGCGGCAGCGTAGCCTGGATGGAGACCGGGCCCTGGCCGCCAAGGACCTGGGGCTCGCGACGTCCATGTACAAGGAGGCGTTCCAGCTCAATCCGGATCCCGAGCTGGCCCTCAAGCTGGGCGAGCTGTACTGGCAGCGGGAGAACCTGGGCGAGGCGCGTGGTTGGTGGACGCGCCACCTGCGCGATGCGTCCGACTCGAAGGCGCGGACGTACATCGAGGAGCGGCTCGGCGGGCCGGTGGTGGCCGCTCCCGAGCCGTAA
- a CDS encoding FHA domain-containing protein produces the protein MSQLLLSALPVVCPNCDGLNPPRSAACALCSQALVSAPAARPVAPAGTPPRPAAPPPAPAGRPVAVATFPRAGEPTAPPTPPPPPSAVPPGMRPSARTPPPTAAAGLALEPRTPARTAPPVLGPAQAPAAPQPAPPGRTPTAPANTRPPPPVPDSALPNRPGTAPAAAPARPAPVASRFGLAVIAGSMRGQRYKLPVTGCVVGRQRGAILFADDVFVSPLHATFLVKEGALFVRDETSASGVYVTISSTEALVPRALFSAGQRLFRFTGRADAPAPISGRPAIYGAPVPLGQAVYGVEEVLMGGRAGRAVVTAAPLLTLGQAHCDLSYPNDEGMSGRHCELSPTPMGALLRDLSGGLGTYVRVPPMVERPLRPGDRVRLGQHVVQVETLG, from the coding sequence ATGTCACAGCTCCTGCTGTCCGCACTTCCCGTGGTGTGCCCGAACTGTGACGGCCTCAATCCGCCTCGCTCGGCGGCCTGCGCCCTGTGCAGCCAGGCACTCGTCTCGGCCCCCGCAGCCAGGCCCGTGGCGCCAGCGGGGACCCCTCCACGCCCCGCCGCGCCCCCGCCCGCCCCAGCGGGACGGCCTGTCGCGGTCGCCACCTTCCCCCGAGCGGGCGAGCCCACCGCACCCCCGACCCCTCCGCCGCCCCCAAGCGCCGTGCCGCCAGGCATGAGGCCGTCCGCTCGGACGCCGCCCCCCACCGCGGCGGCAGGCCTCGCCCTCGAGCCCCGGACGCCCGCGCGCACCGCACCGCCCGTGCTGGGCCCCGCCCAGGCCCCCGCGGCACCTCAGCCCGCGCCTCCGGGTCGGACGCCCACGGCGCCGGCGAACACCCGGCCGCCCCCGCCCGTGCCCGACAGCGCCCTGCCCAACCGCCCGGGCACCGCCCCTGCCGCCGCGCCGGCACGGCCAGCCCCGGTGGCTTCGCGGTTCGGACTGGCCGTCATCGCGGGCTCCATGCGTGGCCAGCGCTACAAGCTCCCGGTCACCGGCTGCGTGGTGGGCCGCCAGCGCGGCGCCATCCTCTTCGCGGATGACGTCTTCGTGTCGCCGCTGCACGCCACCTTCCTCGTGAAGGAGGGGGCGCTGTTCGTTCGAGACGAGACGAGCGCGTCCGGCGTCTACGTCACCATCTCCAGCACCGAGGCGCTGGTGCCTCGCGCGCTGTTCAGCGCCGGCCAGCGCCTGTTCCGCTTCACGGGTCGCGCGGATGCACCGGCGCCCATTTCGGGCCGGCCGGCCATCTACGGTGCCCCCGTGCCGCTGGGGCAAGCGGTGTACGGCGTGGAGGAAGTCCTCATGGGCGGTCGCGCTGGCCGAGCAGTCGTGACGGCCGCGCCGCTGCTCACGCTCGGGCAGGCGCACTGCGACCTGTCCTATCCCAATGACGAGGGCATGTCGGGTCGGCACTGCGAGCTGAGCCCCACACCCATGGGCGCGCTCCTGCGCGACCTCTCGGGAGGACTGGGCACCTACGTCCGCGTGCCGCCCATGGTCGAGCGGCCGCTGCGGCCCGGCGATCGCGTTCGCCTGGGCCAGCACGTCGTCCAGGTGGAGACGCTGGGCTAG
- a CDS encoding bifunctional (p)ppGpp synthetase/guanosine-3',5'-bis(diphosphate) 3'-pyrophosphohydrolase: MIRLNDILQRVASYHPDPDLDIIKKAYVYSAKVHQGQLRKSGEPYLVHPLEVAGILAELKLDEASIVTGLLHDTIEDTLATAEELTELFGPEVAQLVDGVTKLSKFSASATLSQEEKQAENFRKMIIAMAQDIRVILVKLADRTHNMRTLDHMSEEKQARIAQETLDIYAPLANRLGISWIKTELEDLSFRYVKPQEFFALQEQLNKRKKEREKYIEDTVALVRSKLEERNLKGEVSGRFKHVYSIYKKIKAQGIDFDQIHDIIAFRIVTPSVPSCYEALGMVHQMWKPVPGRFKDFIAIPKPNMYQSLHTTVIGPLSERVEVQIRTPDMHKIAEEGIAAHWAYKEGRASISKDDEKFAWLRQLMEWQQDLKDPKEFLETVKVDLFTDEVFVFTPKGDVRSLPRGATPVDFAFAIHSDVGSRCVGAKVNGKIVPLRYKLKNGDTVEVLTSPQAHPSKDWLTFVKTSRAQQRIRGFIKQQQRDKSLQLGRELAEREFRRFQLNFNKQMKSGEMKKVAEEFGFRVEDDLLVAIGYGKVTPQQLVQRFVPQEKLSAAEANARSGDASGATAATSGSSTSMLPGLSRMTDLAKRLVGRSSRSGVQIGGVDDVLVRFGRCCNPVPGDPIAGFITRGRGVTVHTVGCEKALATDPERRVDVTWDVRGDFKRPVTLRVLTADRPGLLADMTNIFSKKGVNISQANCRATGDDRAVNTFEVTISDLKQLTDLMRTIERLNGVYSVERI; the protein is encoded by the coding sequence ATGATTCGCCTGAACGACATTCTCCAGCGGGTTGCCTCGTACCACCCTGACCCTGATCTGGACATCATCAAGAAGGCATACGTCTACTCCGCCAAGGTCCATCAGGGACAGCTCCGCAAGTCCGGGGAGCCCTACCTGGTCCATCCGCTGGAGGTTGCCGGCATCCTCGCGGAGCTGAAGCTAGACGAAGCCTCCATTGTCACGGGTCTGCTCCACGACACCATCGAGGACACGCTCGCCACCGCCGAGGAGCTGACCGAGCTGTTCGGCCCGGAGGTGGCGCAGCTCGTCGACGGCGTCACAAAGCTCTCCAAGTTCTCCGCGTCCGCGACGCTCTCCCAAGAGGAGAAGCAGGCGGAGAACTTCCGGAAGATGATCATCGCGATGGCGCAGGACATCCGCGTCATCCTCGTGAAGCTGGCGGACCGCACGCACAACATGCGGACGTTGGATCACATGTCCGAAGAGAAGCAGGCGCGCATTGCCCAGGAGACGCTGGACATCTACGCGCCGCTGGCCAACCGGCTGGGCATCTCGTGGATCAAGACCGAGCTGGAGGACCTGTCCTTCCGCTACGTGAAGCCGCAGGAGTTCTTCGCGCTCCAGGAGCAGCTCAACAAGCGCAAGAAGGAGCGCGAGAAGTACATCGAGGACACCGTCGCGCTGGTGCGCTCGAAGCTGGAGGAGCGCAACCTCAAGGGCGAGGTCAGCGGTCGCTTCAAGCACGTCTACAGCATCTACAAGAAGATCAAGGCGCAGGGGATCGACTTCGATCAGATCCACGACATCATCGCGTTCCGCATCGTCACGCCCTCGGTGCCCTCGTGTTACGAGGCGCTCGGGATGGTGCACCAGATGTGGAAGCCGGTGCCGGGGCGCTTCAAGGACTTCATCGCCATCCCCAAGCCCAACATGTACCAGTCGCTGCACACCACGGTGATTGGTCCGTTGAGCGAGCGCGTGGAGGTGCAGATCCGCACGCCGGACATGCACAAGATCGCCGAGGAGGGCATCGCCGCGCACTGGGCCTACAAGGAAGGGCGCGCGTCCATCTCCAAGGACGATGAGAAGTTCGCGTGGCTGCGCCAGCTCATGGAGTGGCAGCAGGATCTCAAGGACCCCAAGGAGTTCCTCGAGACGGTGAAGGTGGACCTCTTCACCGACGAGGTCTTCGTCTTCACGCCCAAGGGCGACGTGCGCAGCCTGCCGCGCGGAGCCACGCCGGTGGACTTCGCCTTCGCCATCCACTCGGACGTGGGCAGCCGGTGCGTGGGCGCGAAGGTGAACGGGAAGATTGTCCCGCTGCGCTACAAGCTGAAGAACGGCGACACCGTGGAGGTGCTCACCAGTCCGCAGGCGCACCCCTCGAAGGACTGGCTCACCTTCGTCAAGACGAGCCGGGCCCAGCAGCGCATCCGCGGCTTCATCAAGCAGCAGCAGCGCGACAAGAGCCTGCAGCTGGGACGCGAGCTGGCCGAGCGCGAGTTCCGCCGCTTCCAGCTCAACTTCAACAAGCAGATGAAGTCCGGCGAGATGAAGAAGGTCGCCGAGGAGTTCGGCTTCCGCGTCGAGGACGACCTGCTCGTGGCCATTGGCTACGGCAAGGTGACGCCGCAGCAGCTCGTCCAGCGCTTCGTGCCCCAGGAGAAGCTGAGCGCTGCGGAGGCGAACGCCCGATCGGGTGACGCCTCGGGCGCGACGGCCGCGACCTCGGGCTCGTCCACCTCCATGCTGCCGGGCCTGTCGCGCATGACCGACCTGGCCAAGCGCCTGGTGGGCCGCAGTAGCCGCAGCGGCGTGCAGATTGGCGGCGTGGATGACGTGCTCGTCCGCTTCGGGCGCTGTTGCAACCCCGTTCCGGGTGACCCCATCGCTGGCTTCATCACCCGTGGGCGGGGCGTGACGGTGCACACGGTGGGGTGCGAGAAGGCCCTGGCCACGGACCCCGAGCGGCGCGTGGACGTGACGTGGGACGTGAGAGGCGACTTCAAGCGGCCCGTCACCTTGCGAGTGCTCACGGCGGACCGGCCCGGTCTGCTCGCGGACATGACGAACATCTTCTCCAAGAAGGGCGTCAACATCTCCCAGGCCAACTGCCGCGCCACGGGGGATGACCGCGCGGTGAACACCTTCGAGGTCACCATCTCCGACCTCAAGCAGCTCACCGACTTGATGCGCACCATCGAGCGTCTCAACGGCGTCTACTCCGTCGAGCGAATCTAA
- a CDS encoding RidA family protein codes for MRSMARKVIHSDQAPKAIGPYSQAVQVEAGKMTFLSGQIPLDPATMEMVQGDVVAQAERVMENLKAVLAAAGCDFSHVVRCTIFLTDLGDFARVNEVYGRYFTGAPPARATVQVAALPRGSKVEIDAIAVS; via the coding sequence GTGCGCTCCATGGCTCGCAAAGTCATCCATTCCGACCAGGCCCCCAAGGCCATTGGCCCGTACTCGCAGGCCGTCCAGGTGGAGGCGGGGAAGATGACGTTCCTCTCCGGCCAGATTCCCCTGGACCCCGCCACCATGGAGATGGTCCAGGGCGACGTCGTCGCGCAGGCCGAGCGGGTGATGGAGAACCTGAAGGCCGTGCTCGCCGCCGCGGGCTGTGACTTCTCCCACGTGGTGCGCTGCACCATCTTCCTCACCGACCTGGGTGACTTCGCCCGGGTGAACGAGGTCTACGGCCGCTACTTCACCGGCGCTCCGCCGGCGCGCGCGACGGTGCAGGTGGCCGCGCTGCCGCGTGGCTCGAAGGTGGAAATCGACGCCATCGCCGTCTCCTGA